A genomic window from Paucibacter sp. KCTC 42545 includes:
- a CDS encoding YihY family inner membrane protein — translation MSISSPSKGHSLRPVISTSASAPSRHFDRIRSSRLWLVLVNLRTRFLEEHLGLTAGSLTFTTLISLVPLITVMLALFTAFPMFSSFQGALEKYFLQNLIPINIARPVMTGLTQFAMKAKGLGAMGLAFLGITALALMLTIDRTLNLIWRVKRPRPLAQRVLVYWAALTLGPLILGGSIALTSYAVTTGRDLLGDLAGNWFIGFNVVQVLILAGGVAGLFHYVPNTHVRWRHAAVGGLFVALAFTAAKSGLAWYLKAVPTYSTLYGAFAIVPIFLIWLYLGWVIMLIGAVLAANAPSLGGGMPRRPDTPGVSFALALDVLRELWRVQGTGQGGLASSQLAHAIRVDPLQLEGVLDSLVGLDWIGRLEEGGAQRLVLLCQPSLTPAHRLLNAMLAERSTALAPLWQRSDWDRLTLADLLADLLAEPQGAPQA, via the coding sequence ATGAGCATTTCTTCTCCGTCCAAGGGCCACAGCTTGCGCCCTGTCATCAGCACTTCCGCATCCGCGCCCAGCCGCCATTTCGACCGCATTCGTAGCAGCCGCTTGTGGCTGGTTCTGGTCAATCTGCGCACTCGTTTTCTGGAAGAACACCTGGGCCTGACCGCCGGCAGCCTGACCTTCACTACGCTGATTTCGCTGGTACCGCTGATCACCGTGATGCTGGCCTTGTTCACCGCCTTCCCCATGTTTTCCTCTTTTCAGGGCGCCTTGGAGAAGTACTTTCTACAAAACCTGATTCCCATCAACATCGCCCGGCCGGTGATGACGGGCCTGACCCAGTTCGCCATGAAGGCCAAGGGCCTGGGTGCCATGGGCCTGGCTTTTCTGGGCATCACCGCGCTGGCCTTGATGCTGACCATCGACCGCACCCTGAACCTGATCTGGCGGGTCAAGCGGCCGCGTCCCCTGGCGCAACGCGTGCTGGTTTACTGGGCGGCTTTGACGCTGGGCCCGCTGATTCTGGGCGGCAGCATCGCGCTGACCAGCTATGCCGTCACCACGGGCCGAGATTTGCTGGGCGACTTGGCCGGCAACTGGTTCATCGGCTTCAATGTGGTGCAGGTTTTGATTCTTGCGGGCGGCGTGGCGGGCTTGTTCCACTATGTGCCCAATACCCATGTGCGCTGGCGCCATGCGGCGGTGGGTGGGCTATTTGTTGCCCTGGCCTTCACGGCGGCCAAGTCTGGCTTGGCTTGGTACTTGAAAGCAGTGCCGACTTACTCAACGCTGTACGGCGCCTTTGCCATCGTGCCCATCTTCCTGATCTGGCTCTACCTGGGCTGGGTGATCATGCTGATCGGCGCCGTGCTGGCAGCCAATGCGCCCAGCCTGGGCGGCGGCATGCCGCGCCGGCCGGATACGCCGGGCGTGAGTTTTGCCTTGGCGCTGGATGTGTTGCGTGAGTTGTGGCGCGTGCAGGGCACGGGCCAGGGCGGCCTGGCCAGCTCGCAGCTGGCGCATGCAATCCGAGTGGACCCGCTGCAGCTAGAGGGCGTGCTGGATAGCCTCGTTGGCCTGGACTGGATCGGGCGCCTGGAAGAGGGCGGGGCGCAGCGCTTGGTGCTGCTCTGCCAGCCTAGTCTGACGCCTGCGCACCGGCTGCTCAATGCCATGCTGGCCGAACGAAGCACCGCGCTGGCGCCGCTGTGGCAGCGCAGTGACTGGGATCGCTTGACGCTGGCTGATTTGCTGGCTGATTTGCTCGCCGAGCCGCAGGGCGCCCCTCAGGCGTGA
- a CDS encoding DUF2069 domain-containing protein: MSSTTPLTPTSRTQASQREAMTRLLALGSLIALFLLCLAWELWLAPTGRGTLAIKALPLLLPMLGLWRYRLYTFRWLSLMIWLYFAEGAVRATSEAGPAVWLGSLEVLLSVLIFVACAMHVRLRIAAAKAANANSTEPASA; this comes from the coding sequence ATGTCGTCCACCACGCCCCTCACACCTACCTCCCGCACCCAAGCCAGCCAGCGCGAGGCGATGACCCGCCTGCTGGCCCTGGGCTCGCTGATCGCCCTCTTCCTGCTCTGCTTAGCTTGGGAGTTATGGCTGGCGCCCACCGGCCGCGGCACCCTGGCCATCAAGGCCTTGCCCCTGCTGCTGCCCATGCTGGGCTTGTGGCGCTACCGGCTCTACACCTTCCGCTGGCTGAGCCTGATGATTTGGCTTTACTTTGCCGAAGGCGCCGTGCGCGCCACCAGTGAAGCCGGCCCTGCGGTCTGGCTGGGATCGCTGGAAGTGCTGCTGAGTGTGCTGATTTTTGTGGCCTGTGCCATGCATGTGCGCTTGCGCATTGCCGCGGCCAAAGCCGCGAACGCGAACAGCACTGAACCTGCAAGCGCATGA
- a CDS encoding NAD-dependent epimerase/dehydratase family protein, which translates to MTKILIIGANGQIGSELAQELALRHGDVNIITSDLAPQGRVPQLVHEMLDVTDAAALATVVKRHGITQIYHLAAALSATGEKHPMWAWDLNMKGLLNVLELARVQKLERIFWPSSIAAFGPSTPTHDTPQTCVMDPTTVYGISKLAGERWCAWYHANHGVDVRSLRYPGLISYKTPPGGGTTDYAVDIFHHALKTGSYSCFLEQGQGLPMMYMPDALRATIELMEAPAEAIKQRGSYNLAGVSFTPAQMAAAIREHLPTFEISYAPDFRQAIAASWPQRIDDSEASKDWGWQLKYDLRAIVADMLKELAALSRA; encoded by the coding sequence ATGACCAAGATCCTCATCATCGGTGCCAACGGCCAGATCGGCTCTGAATTGGCCCAAGAGCTGGCCCTGCGCCACGGCGACGTCAACATCATCACCAGCGACCTGGCCCCGCAAGGCCGGGTGCCGCAACTGGTGCATGAGATGCTGGACGTCACCGATGCAGCCGCGCTGGCCACCGTGGTCAAGCGCCACGGCATCACGCAGATCTATCACCTGGCGGCCGCCTTGTCGGCCACCGGCGAGAAGCATCCGATGTGGGCCTGGGACTTGAACATGAAGGGCTTGCTCAATGTGCTGGAACTGGCTCGGGTGCAAAAGCTGGAGCGCATTTTCTGGCCCAGTTCCATCGCCGCCTTTGGCCCCTCGACGCCTACCCATGACACGCCGCAAACCTGCGTAATGGACCCGACCACGGTCTACGGCATCTCCAAGCTGGCAGGTGAGCGCTGGTGCGCTTGGTACCACGCCAACCACGGTGTGGACGTGCGCAGCCTGCGTTACCCCGGCCTGATCAGCTACAAAACCCCGCCCGGCGGCGGCACCACCGACTACGCGGTGGACATCTTCCACCACGCCCTCAAGACCGGCAGCTACAGCTGCTTCCTGGAGCAGGGTCAGGGCTTGCCGATGATGTATATGCCTGACGCTCTGCGCGCCACCATCGAGCTGATGGAAGCACCGGCGGAGGCGATCAAGCAGCGCGGCTCCTACAACCTGGCCGGCGTGAGCTTCACGCCAGCGCAGATGGCTGCCGCCATCCGTGAGCACCTGCCCACCTTCGAGATCAGCTACGCGCCCGATTTCCGTCAAGCCATTGCCGCCAGCTGGCCGCAGCGCATCGACGACAGCGAGGCCAGCAAGGACTGGGGCTGGCAGCTCAAGTACGACTTGCGCGCCATCGTGGCCGATATGCTCAAGGAACTGGCCGCGCTTTCCCGCGCCTGA
- the kbl gene encoding glycine C-acetyltransferase encodes MASTQDFYAHIQAELAGIREAGLYKSERVITGAQGAVVHTNDGREVINLCANNYLGLSSHPQVIEAAHEALRTHGYGLSSVRFICGTQDLHKTLEQRLSKFLGTEDTILYAAAFDANGGLFEPLLGEQDAIISDELNHASIIDGIRLCKAKRFRYKHNDLADLQVQLEAAKAAGARHTMVFTDGVFSMDGTIAQLDKIRALCDQYGALLGIDECHASGFLGKTGRGTHEYRGVFGKIDIITGTLGKALGGASGGFTSGRKEVIELLRQRSRPYLFSNTVAPSIVGASIAVLDLLEASTALRDKLEANTAYFRVAIQAAGFEIKPGTHPIVPIMVYDAVMAQRLSARILELGIYAVGFFFPVVPKGQARIRVQVSAGHEREHLEKAVAAFTQAGRELGLIKA; translated from the coding sequence ATGGCCAGCACGCAAGACTTTTATGCCCATATCCAGGCCGAATTGGCCGGCATCCGCGAGGCGGGGCTTTACAAGAGCGAACGCGTCATCACCGGCGCGCAAGGCGCGGTGGTGCACACGAATGACGGCCGCGAGGTCATCAATCTCTGCGCCAACAACTACCTGGGCTTGTCCTCGCACCCGCAAGTGATCGAAGCGGCGCATGAGGCCTTGCGCACGCATGGCTACGGCCTGTCTTCGGTGCGCTTCATCTGCGGCACGCAGGATCTGCACAAGACGCTGGAGCAGCGTCTGTCCAAGTTCCTGGGCACCGAGGACACCATCCTCTACGCCGCAGCCTTTGACGCCAACGGCGGCCTGTTCGAGCCCCTGCTGGGCGAGCAAGACGCCATCATCAGCGATGAGCTGAACCACGCCTCCATCATCGACGGCATTCGCCTGTGCAAGGCCAAGCGCTTCCGCTACAAGCACAACGATCTGGCCGATCTGCAGGTCCAGTTGGAAGCAGCCAAGGCGGCCGGCGCTCGCCACACCATGGTCTTCACTGACGGCGTGTTCTCGATGGACGGCACCATCGCCCAGCTGGACAAGATCCGCGCCCTGTGCGACCAGTACGGCGCGCTGCTGGGCATTGATGAATGCCACGCCAGCGGTTTTCTGGGCAAAACCGGCCGCGGCACGCATGAATACCGCGGTGTGTTTGGCAAGATCGACATCATCACCGGCACCCTGGGCAAGGCCTTGGGCGGCGCATCGGGCGGCTTCACCTCCGGCCGCAAGGAAGTGATTGAGTTGCTGCGTCAGCGCTCGCGCCCCTATCTGTTCAGCAACACGGTGGCGCCCAGCATTGTGGGCGCCTCGATCGCGGTGCTGGATCTGCTGGAAGCCTCCACCGCCCTGCGCGACAAGCTCGAAGCCAATACCGCCTATTTCCGCGTCGCCATCCAGGCCGCCGGCTTTGAGATCAAGCCCGGCACCCACCCCATCGTGCCCATCATGGTCTACGACGCGGTAATGGCACAGCGCTTGAGCGCCCGCATTCTGGAGCTGGGCATTTATGCCGTGGGCTTCTTCTTCCCCGTGGTGCCCAAGGGCCAGGCGCGCATCCGCGTGCAGGTGTCCGCCGGGCATGAGCGTGAGCATCTTGAAAAAGCCGTGGCCGCCTTTACCCAGGCCGGCCGCGAACTGGGCCTGATCAAGGCCTGA
- a CDS encoding helix-turn-helix domain-containing protein yields MSLTNPESLEPPKVGATLQALRQAQGLSLDELSRRAGVSKSMLSQIERNQANPTVAVVWRLANALRVELTELLGGERSAPPAIETVPAHATPGMSSPDGLCQLRILGPIDLAGQFEWYELTVQPGGALESAAHQPGSREHLSVLKGHLVVSAGGASQTLSAGETARYAVDGPHAIRNSSKQPAVALLVVLHA; encoded by the coding sequence ATGTCGCTCACGAATCCAGAGAGTCTCGAGCCCCCCAAGGTGGGCGCCACTTTGCAAGCGCTGCGGCAAGCACAGGGCTTGTCGCTGGACGAGCTCTCACGCCGCGCGGGGGTGTCCAAGTCCATGTTGTCGCAGATTGAACGCAATCAGGCAAACCCGACCGTCGCGGTGGTTTGGCGCCTGGCCAATGCCCTTCGGGTGGAGCTGACGGAGCTGCTGGGCGGCGAGCGCAGCGCGCCGCCGGCCATCGAAACCGTGCCCGCCCACGCCACACCGGGCATGAGCAGCCCGGACGGGTTGTGCCAATTGCGCATCCTCGGGCCCATTGATCTGGCCGGGCAATTCGAGTGGTATGAGCTGACGGTGCAGCCCGGCGGTGCGCTGGAATCCGCCGCTCATCAGCCCGGCTCGCGCGAGCACTTGAGCGTGCTCAAAGGCCATTTGGTGGTCAGCGCCGGCGGCGCTTCACAGACCCTGAGCGCCGGCGAAACTGCGCGTTATGCGGTGGATGGGCCGCACGCCATTCGCAATAGCAGCAAGCAGCCGGCGGTGGCCTTGCTGGTGGTGCTTCACGCCTGA